Proteins encoded by one window of Glycine soja cultivar W05 chromosome 15, ASM419377v2, whole genome shotgun sequence:
- the LOC114387152 gene encoding protein PECTIC ARABINOGALACTAN SYNTHESIS-RELATED-like isoform X1 translates to MNMPAPTLQRGLCSFFTDDSRVLPHNSRISLAFTLLLLLVGLVSLFTIFNNLNAPYLCKNDGIVLHCPYVKESPSLWENPFSSTTSWKPCAERQDGVLPGVIPSLFYSEENSGSRLPSAQSYCRVTGNSLAKGE, encoded by the exons ATGAATATGCCAGCACCAACTTTACAAAG aGGCCTATGCTCCTTCTTCACCGACGACTCTAGGGTTTTGCCTCATAACTCCAGGATCTCTCTTGCTTTCACATTACTTCTTCTTCTCGTTGGTTTAGTCTCCCTTTTCACCATCTTCAATAATCTC AATGCGCCTTACTTGTGTAAAAACGATGGGATTGTTCTTCACTGCCCGTAT gttaaagaATCACCATCACTTTGGGAAAATCCTTTCTCTTCCACAACATCTTGGAAGCCCTGTGCTGAGCGCCAGGATGGTGTTTTACcag GTGTCATACCTTCTTTGTTTTATTCAGAGGAAAATAGTGGTTCACGACTTCCTTCAGCACAATCCTATTGTAGAG
- the LOC114387152 gene encoding protein PECTIC ARABINOGALACTAN SYNTHESIS-RELATED-like isoform X2 yields the protein MNMPAPTLQRGLCSFFTDDSRVLPHNSRISLAFTLLLLLVGLVSLFTIFNNLNAPYLCKNDGIVLHCPYVKESPSLWENPFSSTTSWKPCAERQDGVLPGVIPSLFYSEENSGSRLPSAQSYCRGHNQC from the exons ATGAATATGCCAGCACCAACTTTACAAAG aGGCCTATGCTCCTTCTTCACCGACGACTCTAGGGTTTTGCCTCATAACTCCAGGATCTCTCTTGCTTTCACATTACTTCTTCTTCTCGTTGGTTTAGTCTCCCTTTTCACCATCTTCAATAATCTC AATGCGCCTTACTTGTGTAAAAACGATGGGATTGTTCTTCACTGCCCGTAT gttaaagaATCACCATCACTTTGGGAAAATCCTTTCTCTTCCACAACATCTTGGAAGCCCTGTGCTGAGCGCCAGGATGGTGTTTTACcag GTGTCATACCTTCTTTGTTTTATTCAGAGGAAAATAGTGGTTCACGACTTCCTTCAGCACAATCCTATTGTAGAG gCCACAACCAATGTTGA